A segment of the Neisseria chenwenguii genome:
TCGCGCAGGCCGTCTGAAGGGTCGCAGACGGCGTAGCCGTCCATCGCGCTGTTGTCAAACATCGGGCTGGGATATCTGGCGGACAGCGTTTGCGCGAGGATGCGTCCGGCGGCTTTGGCCAGCGGCAGGGTTTCGGTTTTCAGACGGCATTCACAGCCGGCCAAAAGCTGCACTTTGGCGGTGTCGAAATCAATCATGGCAGGGCTTTCTCCAAATCTTGCGGGGTGTTGTAGTTGTCGAAATCCGCGTCGGCGTCAAAGGCAACGGCGCGGGCGCGCTGCTGTTGAAGCCAGCCGCGTATGGTGCGCATTCCGGCGTAAAGGTAGGGTACGGCGCTTTGCAGAATCTGCGGGCGGATAAACATCACGCTGTAATGCTGCTGCTCGGGCGTCTGCACATAAAATGCGTTGCAAAGCGGCGAGCGCCGTGCGGCTTCGAGAAAACAGGCAACCAGATTGCGCGGCAGTTTGGGTATATCACAGGAGA
Coding sequences within it:
- the mobA gene encoding molybdenum cofactor guanylyltransferase MobA, with protein sequence MSIYALVLAGGQSKRMGGEDKGLVEWHGKALVDHVIERIRPQLDYIAISANRNLERYSERSPHVFSDARQWQHLGPLAALCTAANDLQLAKADWLLIVSCDIPKLPRNLVACFLEAARRSPLCNAFYVQTPEQQHYSVMFIRPQILQSAVPYLYAGMRTIRGWLQQQRARAVAFDADADFDNYNTPQDLEKALP